The Branchiostoma floridae strain S238N-H82 chromosome 1, Bfl_VNyyK, whole genome shotgun sequence sequence ATTAGTAAATACagccggggcccggccggggtgtttgtggaaacgaataATAAAAGTACTTGGCCATGAATATGCACAAActatgttttattgtcttttatacCTACCCGaccaggccccggtttgaaaatatAACCTAACTTTGAAGCATAAGCCAGGCTTGCTTGTCACTGAAAATCGTcatattatgaatgaatgatgtaAGAGAAATCATTGTGAGGTAAATACACAAATTCAAGGTACCACAGGACTAGTATTGTTTTGCGATTGTACCAAAGGATCATTTAGTTTATCATTCCGGGACAAAAGGAGCTTCATCTAGGATGGCCGTTACATCCTTATCTTTGCGCCAGGACTTCTTAATAAAGATTGATAAGACACTAGTATACATCGAGTCTACCGCTCTAAATTCTAAAGTCTCGAAACAATATGTGTCACTTCAAAAGAACAAGCAAACAGCATATATAGGACATGCTGTTTCAAACGACTTAGTGAGGAGTCACTCAAATGCATGTGAACTTTCGATGTGTTGTTgtctttgaaatgtaaaaatgactCCATGACATGTTCTTTATCGCTCTCACCCACCTGTCGTGTTGAGGAGAGCCGGCACGTAGTGGTCCCACAGGGCACACTCCTTGGCCTTCTGCCCGGTCACCATGCGGGGCGCGCCCGTGTCCAACATCAGGTAGCCCCGGCTGGACTCCGTGTAGGGGCTCCACACGGCCTGTTCATTGTTGGGGTTCCTGGGGAGGTATAGATAGCAAGCATTCAATGGCAGTGTACGTGCGACGGTATTTGTGCAGAACGACCGGGACAGAATAGAAATATATCTGCCTCCGCACCGcctcattgttgttgttgttggagtTCGCNNNNNNNNNNNNNNNNNNNNNNNNNNNNNNNNNNNNNNNNNNNNNNNNNNNNNNNNNNNNNNNNNNNNNNNNNNNNNNNNNNNNNNNNNNNNNNNNNNNNNNNNNNNNNNNNNNNNNNNNNNNNNNNNNNNNNNNNNNNNNNNNNNNNNNNNNNNNNNNNNNNNNNNNNNNNNNNNNNNNNNNNNNNNNNNNNNNNNNNNNNNNNNNNNNNNNNNNNNNNNNNNNNNNNNNNNNNNNNNNNNNNNNNNNNNNNGTTGTAAGATCGTCGTGCATTAGACGGCAAGAAAATAAGTTCGGAGATACTCACCCTGTTTTAGCAAAGTTTGCCCAGTGCCGCATCATCCTCCGGGACAGCTCAACCTCCTCGGCGGTGTACCCCAAGGTAGCGTTCAGGGGCCCCCCGAAAACGAACGGTATTTCCGCGGTGTGGAGCACGCCCGCCCAGTCCGGAGAGACTACGTTAGAGGCACGATGGGCGAACTCGTACATGTAGGCCGTCGTCCCGACTCGGGTATGGGCGCGCGCCGTCCTGAAGTTCGGGCAAAAGTAATACTGGTCTGTTAAGGCGGTGTCCAGGGCGTCTCGGTACATGTCCCCATCATCGGGGCGCAGCCAGTCGGTGTACTGGAAGGCGACTGCCTCCACTGCCAGCTCGTTCAGACCAGTCGTCATCGCATAGATGTTTTGTATGAACTGGCTCCTGTCGACGCTGCCAACACCGTACCCAGGAATTCCATAAAGTATCAAGAACAGCATCCCCTCATTGGTATTGCTGCCCAGCAGGATGTCCGTCTGTTTGAACTGTCCATCATCTAGAGCCTTTACGGGGTTTTGTTGGATGAAGCTGCCGTCGATGACCGGGTACAGCGGCGGGTAGCCGGCCACAAGGCTCTCTGCGTCTTGTTCTCTCAGACACGCCATCATGGCTGCTGGGCCTTGTTCAGTGGGACACCCCAGCCTCTCGGCCAGAGCCTTGGTGTTGCCGTACATGTCGTCTGGAGAGAAGATGAGCTCCTCATACAGAGCCGTCCCGCTCTGCAAGATGGCGCGGTTAAACACGTCTCTGCTCTCCGGGGACATCAGGTGGAGGGCGGCGCTTATGGCTCCCGCACTCTCACCGAAGATGGTGACTTTGGAGGGGTCGCCCCCGAACGACGCGATGTTGTCCTGCACCCACTGCAGGGCCACCAGCTGGTCCGTCAGCCCCATGTTCCCTGGAGCGTCATTCGTCCCGGCGTAGGCGAACCCCAACGTGCTAACCCGGTAGTTCACACTCACCACCACGACTCCCTCTGTGGCGGCGAGGTACCGACCATCGTATATGTCAAGGGCAATCGAACCCCTGCAAAACAAATTTGTTAAGAAAAGTGATTTAAGTTTGGCCTCCTACCAGCTTGTTCTGGACCTGCAGGGCCGTGTTGTCGTTTCGTTAATATTTCGAAATATTTGTTAGCTGCGGGCCACCAATACACAATGACTACTGTATGTGTTTTTACCTTTCCCCTTACCAGTACATCCTACGGTTTCGTCGCTATTGTTAACTGCCTTTGTATCTTCCAGGGAATGTTTTTGGTTAGACTCTAAACACATTtgtatgaaatacaaaaaaaaacaacgtaaaAATCGTCGCATTCTGATAATAATAAAGCGTTAGTTGTTTGGATTTTTAGTCAAACCGCATCAACACGTACGATGTGAAGGAGCCGCCGTATATCCAGACCATGACGGCAGCCGCGGTGGGGACGGGAGTCGGCTGCCACACGTTCAGGTACAGACAGTCCTCGCTCTTCGGTGTGTTGATCTCCCATCCTGGCAAAACGTCGGAGCCAGAGGAGTCATCGACCTGAATACACGCGTTTGGTTTCCTGGAGAATAAATAATGACATTATCTGGTCTAGTTCCTAACTTTGACAAGTGTGCTGTACTTCGCATTGGCTCCCTAAAATATACAGACTTCTATTTACCCTCTCCTCTGCCCATACGATGGACAGATGGACCTACAGAAGTTTTAGGTATCCATATTCctgtaaactttaaagatattgtgtcaatcaattttgaccgaaaatatatgaaaatagataaaattttgAATCCCTGGAAAGAAAAAGGACTATCACTTATGGGGAAAGTCACTCTGGTAAATACACTTATAGTTTCacagtttatatttttattaagTTCGCTCCCGTCTCCATCGTCAGCTTTTTTcgacaaatatgaaaaaaagattttcaagtttttaTGGCGTGACGGACCCGAGCGAGTTAAGCGAAAGACAATATATAATGATTATGATCAAGGTGgattaaaacttcaaaatctgCGAGCTGTCGATCTCAAACTGAAGGCCGCTCTAGTGCCAAAACTGCACAAAAACGAAAACTGGTTTTGTTCTAAATTATTGTCCTCCTCTAGTCCTGTTCTTAGAACCAGTACGTTTCCTTTTGCACAGCTTAAAACGAATGACTTCGAAATCTTGATTAAGAAAGTAGTCAGTCTGTTTTTTCGACAAGTTATACAAAGTTGGTTGAAATACCAACTACGCCCCCCAGAAAATAGCATACAAGTCAAACAGCAACTCCTTTGCTTGAATTCACATATTTGTATAAATAGGCGACCCTTTTGTTCCTCAGCCTTCTTCaataaaaaagtactttttgtaaatgacattattgatGCTGAGAATaatgttttgtcttttgacaGCTTTGTAGTCAAATTTGGAGATGTCTGTACAGCTTATCAGTATCATCAACTTTTGTCAGCTATTCCTCCTCAATGGAAACATATTCTAAGACAAGGCTCCTCAGAGCTACGTGTTTGCATCCCTGCCTGTAGAGATGTAACCTGGCTACATAgtaaaaatattaataaatgcTTATATGCTTTCTACATGAATGAAGCCAGATTATGTGAAACTTCAGACAGGATACAGTACACGTGGGAAGATTATTTCAACTGTCCAATACCATGGCAAAAGGTTTATAGCCTACCTTACAAAATTTCCATTGACTCTAGTGTTTGCATGTTTCAACATAAACTATTATTCAAATACTTGACCGTGAACAAGACCTTATACACTTGGGGTTTGAAGGAGTCGCCCTTATGTGAATATtgtaatgaagatgaagaaacagtCTTCCATCTCTTTTTTCATTGTAGAGTTGCTACACGTTTCTGGAGGCAAGTAGAAGACTGGGTTTTTCATCAATACGGGGGAACATTTAAATCTGAACCTGTTTAAAGTTATCTTTGGTGATTTGAATTGTCGGTGCCCAGTTTCTGCCAATATGATTATCCTTCTTggcaaacactttattttcaagaaccGTCAACGCTCTCTTAATTTACAAgcctttatttcatatatgtcatacttCCATAGGCTAGAATATATTATAGCAAAAAGGATGgataagataaaagaacactttggtaaatgggggaaaatagctttatcgttaaaacagtgaatagtgaataacatatatacaacttctgtttaccatttccttgttatatacaaatgtgtacactgctataagttatcctcattgttttctggttttatttatcttttctgtactacatgtactttcagtatTATCgctctatgtatgatatgtgtatcttgtgtttgaaaaatcaataaaaagttatataaaaaaaaaaaaataatgacattaGATCAGCCGCGCGTGACCACTTGTTCCATCTATTTGCGTTCACAGGTGGTTTTGGGGTTAGGGTTGCTGAcatagaatctaaaggttctgggttcgaatccctagcAGACCCCAATGTTTTGCATCGCGATCGGCACTTTGCACCTATTTTCCTACTCGACTCATGTGGAAACGGTACATAGCTTTGGGCACATGAACATCCTATTGGACCGTAAATTACGGAGACACTGTGTGTGAGGTTTTTTATCACACCTTGAGCCCGCCACATTTGTCGAAGACTGcattcccggtgtgagtggatcaaaccacaCATTCTGACTTTGACCAGGACGTGTTACACTCATTAAATGACGCCATGCCCGGACCACTACTATGCAAGCGCCGGGCACTAAGTACGGAGAAACATCGCATATTCAACATAGTAAGTCATATATTAAAGCTGTGTAAAATATATCGATAGGCTTCCTTACAATTTCTTCTTTCGAATGTGATGCCTCGGTCCTTACCTCGTGGCGTGGTAAACCCCGTCCCAGGGCTGCAGGCGCTCCGCCCGCCGGAACCGCCGGGCCCCGACGGGCGGGTGTGCGAACGGGATCCCCAGGAAGGTGTTGACTGTCGTCCCGCTCACGTCCTGCTCCAGCCCCAACACTCTTCCTGCCGGGGCCGTGACGTCAGCCGCCGCCTGGACCTCACCTGGGCCGAGCAGGACGGCACACACCGCGGCTAGGACATACAGGAACATGGCCAGTGCTGGATTGAACTGTGAACAGAAAGCGTCAGAATCTTGGACTATAGAAATCTAGATCTGTCCCAGAATCTGATTTCTTTTCCCCCAAAGTAATTAAGAACTCTAAAGAGCCGAACACGGCGACACTCCTATTTAGGATACACAGGAACGGTAACATGACGTTCGTCTCAAACAGTcctacatgtatcatcattCAAACATTCAGTAGAACGTAACAAGCGAGATGGTGAACCATGCAGAAATCTTCAAATATTCCACATTGATTTGGATTCGGATTTCACCAGTCGGTGGAAAGAGCATACTGGGCTACGCCTTTCAGTGCCTGAAGCACGGTATATAATAACCCACTGCCCTTACGGTCTCAAAAGGTTTTGGGTCTATCTTTACCCTCTGCCTGTCCTTtgtatgtggtactgttaaCATAAGTGTGTAGTTCCACATTATTCTTGTCTGTCTAAAAATAATACTGAGATTAGCCCTGAGTCCAGCGAAGTCAAACTCCACTGCACAATTAGTACCGAAAcaaagctaatctccaagcagatcttgctgtggcaaatgggaatgAGTCTAGTCGGCAGAGGAGTTGCTCATCTGCCGGATAAACTCCTTGCAATTTGCCACagaaagatctgcttggagctgtggccaataactcctcactgccggctaaactccttcctatttgccacagcaaga is a genomic window containing:
- the LOC118427511 gene encoding cholinesterase 1-like, which gives rise to MFLYVLAAVCAVLLGPGEVQAAADVTAPAGRVLGLEQDVSGTTVNTFLGIPFAHPPVGARRFRRAERLQPWDGVYHATRKPNACIQVDDSSGSDVLPGWEINTPKSEDCLYLNVWQPTPVPTAAAVMVWIYGGSFTSGSIALDIYDGRYLAATEGVVVVSVNYRVSTLGFAYAGTNDAPGNMGLTDQLVALQWVQDNIASFGGDPSKVTIFGESAGAISAALHLMSPESRDVFNRAILQSGTALYEELIFSPDDMYGNTKALAERLGCPTEQGPAAMMACLREQDAESLVAGYPPLYPVIDGSFIQQNPVKALDDGQFKQTDILLGSNTNEGMLFLILYGIPGYGVGSVDRSQFIQNIYAMTTGLNELAVEAVAFQYTDWLRPDDGDMYRDALDTALTDQYYFCPNFRTARAHTRVGTTAYMYEFAHRASNVVSPDWAGVLHTAEIPFVFGGPLNATLGYTAEEVELSRRMMRHWANFAKTGNPNNEQAVWSPYTESSRGYLMLDTGAPRMVTGQKAKECALWDHYVPALLNTTDTGKPEQCQAVEESSSAATFWAQGLAVSSRPSSSRSKRGSQMHTGLRFQLLFGSSYYLDV